In a single window of the Terriglobus roseus genome:
- a CDS encoding Maf family protein — MSKPVILASQSPRRRELLAQIGVDFRVVTADIDETPLPGEDHRAYTLRLADDKARAILVQHPDSIVIGADTTVEVDGDLLGKPRDAADAARMLRLLSGRAHQVTTGIAVLTNDQTHIAAETTNVFFSAMTDDEIAAYVATGEPMDKAGAYGIQGRAAEWIPRIEGDYNNVVGLPLAKLASLLKLLK; from the coding sequence GTGAGCAAGCCCGTCATCCTCGCCTCGCAATCGCCGAGGCGGCGCGAGTTGTTGGCCCAGATTGGAGTCGACTTCCGCGTCGTCACCGCCGACATCGACGAGACTCCGCTGCCCGGTGAAGACCATCGCGCGTACACTTTGCGGCTGGCGGACGATAAGGCTCGGGCCATTCTCGTGCAACACCCGGACAGCATCGTCATCGGTGCAGACACCACCGTAGAAGTCGACGGCGATCTGCTTGGTAAGCCACGCGATGCCGCCGATGCCGCGCGCATGCTGCGCCTGCTCAGCGGTCGCGCACACCAGGTCACAACGGGCATCGCCGTTCTCACGAACGACCAGACCCACATCGCAGCAGAGACGACGAACGTCTTCTTCTCAGCCATGACCGATGACGAGATCGCCGCGTACGTCGCGACAGGCGAACCGATGGACAAGGCCGGAGCCTACGGCATCCAGGGCCGCGCCGCGGAATGGATTCCACGCATCGAGGGCGACTACAACAACGTAGTCGGGCTACCCCTGGCGAAACTCGCATCCCTGTTGAAGCTCCTGAAATAG
- the ruvX gene encoding Holliday junction resolvase RuvX, with protein MKEFPRILGLDIGDRRIGIALTDALGTAQPLLTLGRTHLRKELKDLARMVRKHGVTAIVAGDPVFASGDLSPQAKKAQEFAQTIADELQIPVHLQRETLTSAAAEELLDRRGFPRGPERKAVLDQYAAVVILQDWLDGQESLRMRAENAG; from the coding sequence ATGAAGGAATTCCCACGCATCCTCGGTCTCGATATCGGTGATCGCCGCATTGGCATTGCTCTGACCGATGCCCTGGGGACCGCACAACCGCTGTTGACCCTGGGCCGCACGCACCTGCGCAAAGAGTTGAAGGACCTGGCACGCATGGTCCGGAAGCATGGTGTCACGGCCATCGTCGCGGGCGACCCCGTCTTCGCATCCGGAGACCTCAGCCCGCAGGCAAAAAAGGCACAGGAGTTCGCACAGACCATTGCCGACGAACTGCAGATACCCGTCCACCTGCAGCGGGAGACACTCACCAGTGCCGCTGCGGAAGAACTGCTGGATCGTAGAGGCTTTCCGCGCGGACCCGAGCGTAAGGCCGTGTTGGATCAGTACGCCGCCGTCGTGATTCTGCAGGACTGGCTCGATGGGCAGGAGTCCTTACGCATGCGCGCAGAAAACGCGGGGTAG
- a CDS encoding DUF5060 domain-containing protein gives MKNLSRRDALKLSGAAAAALLPAALPAQPTGATQHASVPVWEIFELTVNGPGESAGSNPWNLRWSVIFAQENRRVTVDGFYDGDGVFKARFMPDAKGLWTYTTESETAQLRGHAGRFHAIDAKTGAHGPVAVHNTQHFSYADGSPYFPFGTTSYAWIHEPEALQQQTLATLKAAPFNKIRMCVFPKHYEYNHNEPEFYPFPRSGSINDYTRFDPRFFAHLERRILDLQAMGIEADLILFHPYDRWGYQSMSAETDAFYLRYLVARLGAYRNVWWSLANEWDLMKSKSLADFDRLFHVLESADAHGHLCSIHYSVTMYDYARPWVTHASLQTDEFEKAPGWLAAWKKPVVFDECKYEGNLNKRWGNISAAEMLRRFWLGVINGCYVTHGETYLPETDAAFNEDTTPTLWWAHGGALHGESSAGIAQLRKVAEESAPKPSSRMGFDAPVNPYYLNAVAYAPDGKTAETILYYMDSHQPVWYEFPLPEAPYTAELIDPSTGTITKVAGTYHGKLAKLRLKVKPFQAVRFRLAHAGMA, from the coding sequence GTGAAGAATTTGTCCCGCCGCGATGCCTTGAAATTAAGTGGTGCTGCTGCGGCAGCGCTTCTACCAGCCGCTCTCCCGGCACAGCCGACAGGCGCCACGCAGCATGCCAGTGTGCCGGTCTGGGAGATCTTTGAACTCACAGTGAATGGCCCCGGTGAAAGTGCCGGCAGCAACCCTTGGAACCTCCGTTGGTCGGTGATCTTCGCGCAGGAGAACCGGCGAGTAACCGTGGACGGTTTCTACGACGGTGATGGCGTATTCAAGGCGCGCTTCATGCCGGACGCGAAGGGATTGTGGACGTACACAACAGAGAGCGAGACAGCACAACTGCGGGGGCACGCAGGCCGCTTCCACGCGATCGATGCAAAGACCGGTGCGCATGGGCCGGTGGCTGTACACAATACGCAGCACTTCAGCTATGCGGACGGATCGCCGTACTTCCCCTTTGGAACAACGAGCTATGCGTGGATCCACGAGCCGGAAGCATTGCAGCAGCAGACGCTGGCCACGCTAAAAGCCGCGCCATTCAACAAGATTCGCATGTGCGTTTTTCCCAAGCACTACGAGTACAACCATAACGAGCCGGAGTTTTATCCCTTCCCGCGCAGCGGCTCGATCAACGATTACACCCGCTTCGATCCACGCTTCTTCGCTCATCTTGAGCGGCGCATTCTGGACCTGCAGGCCATGGGGATTGAGGCCGATCTGATCCTCTTCCATCCGTATGATCGCTGGGGCTACCAGTCCATGAGTGCAGAGACCGACGCGTTCTACCTGCGCTACCTGGTCGCGCGGCTGGGAGCCTACCGCAACGTATGGTGGTCGCTGGCGAATGAGTGGGACCTGATGAAGTCGAAGTCTCTCGCGGACTTTGATCGCTTGTTTCACGTGCTTGAAAGCGCGGACGCGCATGGGCACCTGTGCTCGATTCACTACTCAGTCACCATGTACGACTACGCACGGCCGTGGGTTACGCACGCCAGTCTGCAAACGGACGAATTCGAAAAGGCGCCGGGCTGGCTTGCCGCATGGAAGAAGCCCGTGGTCTTTGACGAGTGCAAGTACGAAGGCAATCTGAACAAGCGGTGGGGCAACATCAGCGCGGCGGAGATGCTGCGTCGCTTCTGGCTGGGCGTGATCAACGGCTGCTACGTCACACACGGCGAGACCTACCTGCCGGAGACGGACGCAGCCTTTAACGAAGACACCACACCCACGCTGTGGTGGGCGCACGGCGGCGCGCTGCATGGCGAGAGTTCGGCAGGCATCGCGCAGTTGCGCAAAGTCGCGGAAGAGAGCGCGCCGAAGCCCTCGTCACGCATGGGCTTCGACGCGCCCGTGAATCCGTACTACCTGAACGCGGTTGCTTACGCGCCGGATGGCAAGACCGCCGAGACCATCCTCTACTACATGGATTCGCACCAGCCGGTCTGGTACGAGTTCCCCCTGCCGGAGGCTCCCTACACCGCCGAACTGATCGATCCGTCCACGGGCACCATCACGAAAGTGGCCGGAACTTACCACGGAAAATTGGCAAAGCTGCGGTTGAAAGTGAAGCCGTTTCAAGCAGTTCGCTTCCGACTGGCCCACGCCGGCATGGCGTAA
- a CDS encoding glycosyltransferase family 87 protein, which translates to MNQVAGSSSRRNIAAILFAVVVAAICLSSLSQRYLGHVMDSPDLDFYDYYFAAQVVHADRHADLYEGATEGNPQLRSAPATSGIAQMAQRSGIADTELYLYPPLFADLLTPLTRLPLIRAAQLWRAFNLLMVLGSMLLLGRLLRLPVLSSSFALLVFLAISFWPVHEGISLGQITPLLLGLWAVGLWAYAEEMPVLSAVAFALATSFKVTPLLLVPLFLLWREWRWIIAYGASLFAAVGLMFAWNGSANMLAFTRVIPAMAGILPSLQNKCLGSVAAWLYYGHLFNLVSVHAVLSAAPHGLLLFIKLLDAAFYGACLLLVWRLRQSSSLIDRATIVAIFALVTLVIAPVSWRHGYTVALLPFALLWADALRSRIQGVKVWLLALATVTVGSLVFDLAAAVSLPQPFRILFASLWPLSCALLCLVALAATDRQRQQASP; encoded by the coding sequence ATGAATCAGGTTGCCGGCAGCAGCTCCAGGCGCAATATCGCTGCGATTCTCTTTGCGGTTGTTGTCGCCGCCATATGTCTCAGCTCGCTGTCGCAGCGTTACCTGGGCCATGTCATGGATAGTCCGGATCTGGACTTCTACGACTATTACTTCGCGGCGCAGGTGGTGCATGCCGACCGTCACGCGGACCTGTATGAGGGTGCGACGGAAGGCAATCCGCAACTGCGCAGTGCGCCAGCCACATCGGGCATCGCACAGATGGCGCAGCGATCCGGCATCGCCGATACCGAGCTGTATCTGTACCCGCCGCTCTTCGCCGATCTGCTGACACCCCTGACGCGGCTGCCGTTGATCCGGGCGGCGCAACTGTGGCGAGCGTTCAATCTGCTGATGGTCCTTGGCAGCATGTTGCTGCTGGGCCGCCTGCTTCGGCTACCAGTCCTGTCTTCGTCGTTCGCCCTGCTGGTCTTCCTGGCGATCAGCTTCTGGCCGGTGCATGAGGGTATTTCGCTCGGCCAGATCACGCCCCTGTTACTTGGACTGTGGGCGGTCGGCCTATGGGCGTACGCGGAAGAAATGCCGGTGCTGTCGGCGGTCGCTTTTGCGCTGGCGACCTCTTTCAAGGTGACGCCGCTGTTACTGGTGCCGCTCTTCCTCCTCTGGCGAGAGTGGCGCTGGATCATCGCTTATGGCGCTTCACTGTTTGCGGCGGTTGGGCTGATGTTCGCGTGGAACGGCTCGGCAAACATGCTCGCCTTCACCCGCGTGATTCCCGCGATGGCAGGCATTCTGCCTTCCTTGCAGAATAAGTGCCTGGGCTCCGTGGCAGCCTGGCTCTACTACGGCCACCTCTTCAATCTGGTCAGTGTGCATGCGGTTCTGAGCGCGGCGCCTCACGGCTTGTTGCTGTTCATCAAGCTGCTGGACGCAGCCTTTTACGGCGCGTGTCTCCTGTTGGTCTGGCGTCTCAGGCAAAGCTCCAGCCTCATCGATCGCGCGACCATCGTCGCGATCTTCGCGCTGGTCACACTCGTCATCGCCCCGGTCTCATGGCGTCACGGCTACACGGTCGCGCTGCTCCCCTTTGCGCTGCTGTGGGCCGACGCGCTCAGAAGCCGCATACAGGGCGTCAAGGTGTGGCTGCTTGCCTTGGCAACCGTAACGGTGGGGTCGCTCGTCTTTGACCTGGCGGCAGCTGTCTCTCTGCCACAGCCATTCAGGATCCTGTTTGCCAGCCTCTGGCCGCTCTCCTGTGCCCTGCTGTGCCTTGTGGCCCTGGCGGCGACTGACCGACAGCGGCAGCAAGCCTCGCCTTAG
- a CDS encoding KTSC domain-containing protein: protein MTGSIRTMRYDEVGQVLTVDFRDWAGTTRYFEVAPAEWAKLNAVFQKAAYLQQVLQPRHRSEQMQAA, encoded by the coding sequence ATGACGGGATCGATCCGGACGATGCGGTACGACGAAGTGGGTCAGGTGTTGACGGTGGACTTTCGAGACTGGGCAGGTACCACGCGATACTTTGAGGTGGCACCGGCGGAGTGGGCGAAGCTGAACGCCGTCTTCCAGAAGGCCGCGTACCTGCAACAGGTGCTGCAGCCGCGCCATCGATCCGAGCAGATGCAGGCCGCCTAG
- a CDS encoding WD40/YVTN/BNR-like repeat-containing protein codes for MICRLFVAVLIVPALAHAQFTVQASHTTASLRGIANVDGQVAWASGTAGTVLKTLDGGTHWVACATPAGAEKLDFRGIQAFDDKTALVMSSGKGDLSRVYKTSDGCVTWQLLFTNPDAPDGFFDAMYFMRRDEGWLLGDPVKGNFYVGNTSDGGATWTRSKSPDLNEPTRNIGAFAASNQSFTVSLTGPIFGGGAGYLYRGSWPGCSQSQSYNQPELCLDRIPFDRLHLPLQAEGAAAGIFAVVATTEAVVAVGGDYTQPANPAMTAAVSLDDGLTWHAAVTQPHGYRSTVAYDVSTKTWITAGPNGTDISRDNGIHWTPLQPDNTKGDASDADRDWNAISLPFVVGPKGRIGKLRAESLKLTR; via the coding sequence ATGATCTGCCGCCTTTTCGTAGCTGTTCTGATCGTCCCGGCGCTGGCACACGCGCAGTTCACCGTGCAGGCCAGTCACACCACGGCTAGTCTGCGTGGCATTGCGAATGTAGACGGCCAGGTCGCATGGGCCAGCGGCACTGCGGGAACCGTACTGAAGACGCTGGATGGCGGCACGCACTGGGTGGCATGCGCCACGCCAGCCGGCGCAGAGAAGCTCGACTTCCGCGGTATCCAGGCCTTCGATGACAAGACGGCACTCGTCATGTCCAGCGGCAAGGGCGACCTCAGCAGGGTCTACAAGACCAGCGATGGCTGCGTCACGTGGCAGCTTCTTTTCACCAATCCTGACGCGCCCGACGGCTTCTTCGATGCGATGTATTTCATGCGGCGCGACGAGGGCTGGCTGCTGGGCGATCCGGTGAAGGGCAATTTCTACGTCGGCAATACCAGCGACGGCGGCGCCACGTGGACGCGCAGCAAGTCTCCCGATCTGAATGAACCTACGCGTAACATCGGCGCCTTTGCGGCCAGCAACCAGTCCTTCACTGTCTCGCTCACTGGGCCCATCTTCGGCGGTGGGGCGGGCTATCTCTACCGTGGATCATGGCCGGGCTGTTCGCAGTCGCAGAGCTACAACCAGCCTGAGCTCTGCCTGGATCGCATACCCTTTGACCGCCTCCACCTGCCGCTGCAGGCGGAGGGTGCAGCGGCAGGTATCTTCGCGGTCGTTGCAACGACGGAGGCGGTCGTTGCCGTCGGCGGAGACTATACGCAGCCAGCCAACCCGGCCATGACCGCGGCGGTAAGCCTGGACGACGGCCTGACGTGGCATGCCGCCGTAACGCAGCCACACGGCTATCGCAGCACCGTTGCCTATGACGTCAGCACGAAGACGTGGATTACCGCCGGCCCCAATGGCACCGACATCTCACGGGATAACGGCATCCACTGGACACCATTGCAGCCGGACAACACGAAGGGCGATGCGTCGGATGCCGACAGGGATTGGAATGCGATTTCGCTTCCCTTCGTGGTCGGTCCAAAGGGGCGCATTGGAAAACTGCGCGCAGAATCGCTTAAGCTGACGCGATAG
- a CDS encoding two-component system sensor histidine kinase NtrB, translated as MPKAPPKSVSDPAGADRIVGTGPMHDLVRRHDWAATPLGPLENWSEAQITIVNHTLSAPLPVTLTWGPEYITFYNEAAIHSIGAKHPWALGAPYREVFAEAWDFVGPEMEDCYLRGKPVVHENVLTPVNRAGTIEDHYWTYSRVPVHDGGRIAGVLIPHRNTTAAVLAFRQRDTFAMRMNQFLSVTKDAVVGVDRNWCISYLNDTAQRMYGGGRSLVGKKLWESFPEASYEGSPYVEHYTRAMDRGEPGYFETHHAAPWNLWLEVEVYPTAEGFVTFSRDTSEKRRALAVLMQNEKLAAVGRLASSIAHEINNPLESVTNLLYIARKTSDPEEVASLLDLADAELRRVAVITNQTLRFHRQASSPQEVTCLALFSTVLTMFEGKLRNSGIQVEKRKRAAKAIRIFEGDIRQVLNNLIGNAIDSMPHGGRLIVRSRETTRWSTGDKGLVLTIADTGTGIPPEVQDRVFEAFFTTKGISGSGLGLWISRDIVARHGGELRLRSSQREGHRGTVATLFLPFNAVPTTSTPA; from the coding sequence ATGCCCAAGGCTCCCCCAAAGTCCGTGAGCGATCCCGCAGGCGCCGACCGCATCGTCGGTACGGGTCCCATGCATGACCTCGTGCGTCGGCATGACTGGGCCGCAACACCGCTGGGCCCGCTGGAAAACTGGTCGGAAGCGCAGATCACGATCGTCAATCACACGTTGAGCGCGCCTCTGCCGGTCACGCTGACGTGGGGGCCGGAATACATCACCTTTTACAACGAGGCTGCGATCCACTCCATCGGCGCGAAGCATCCGTGGGCCCTGGGCGCGCCCTACCGGGAGGTCTTCGCCGAGGCGTGGGATTTCGTCGGTCCCGAGATGGAAGACTGCTATCTACGAGGCAAGCCAGTCGTGCACGAGAACGTGCTAACACCCGTGAACCGGGCCGGCACCATCGAAGATCACTACTGGACTTACTCGCGCGTGCCCGTCCATGACGGTGGAAGGATCGCCGGCGTACTTATCCCGCATCGCAACACCACGGCCGCAGTTCTCGCATTTCGCCAGCGAGACACTTTCGCCATGAGGATGAATCAATTCCTCAGCGTGACCAAGGACGCAGTTGTGGGCGTCGACCGCAACTGGTGCATCAGCTACCTGAATGACACCGCGCAGCGGATGTACGGAGGTGGCCGTTCCCTGGTGGGCAAAAAGTTATGGGAGTCTTTTCCGGAGGCATCGTACGAGGGTTCCCCATACGTTGAGCACTACACGCGCGCCATGGACCGGGGCGAGCCAGGGTACTTTGAGACGCACCATGCGGCACCGTGGAATCTGTGGCTTGAAGTTGAGGTGTATCCAACGGCGGAGGGGTTTGTCACCTTCTCGCGAGACACCAGCGAAAAGCGTCGCGCCCTGGCCGTCCTGATGCAGAACGAGAAACTGGCAGCCGTCGGCAGGCTGGCATCGTCTATTGCGCACGAGATCAACAATCCGCTGGAGTCCGTAACCAACCTTCTCTACATCGCACGGAAGACGTCCGATCCGGAAGAAGTTGCGAGTCTGCTCGATCTTGCAGATGCGGAGTTGCGCCGCGTAGCCGTGATCACCAATCAGACACTGCGTTTCCACCGTCAGGCTTCCAGTCCGCAGGAGGTCACATGCCTGGCGTTGTTCTCTACCGTGCTGACCATGTTCGAGGGCAAGCTTCGCAACTCCGGCATCCAGGTGGAAAAGCGCAAGCGCGCCGCTAAGGCGATCCGCATCTTCGAGGGCGACATCCGCCAGGTTTTGAATAACTTGATTGGGAACGCCATCGACTCCATGCCGCACGGCGGGCGTCTGATCGTCCGCAGCCGGGAAACCACGCGTTGGAGCACTGGGGACAAAGGCCTGGTGCTGACCATCGCGGATACCGGGACGGGCATACCGCCGGAGGTTCAGGACCGGGTCTTCGAGGCATTCTTTACGACAAAGGGCATCAGCGGCAGTGGCCTTGGCCTGTGGATCAGCCGCGACATTGTTGCCCGGCACGGAGGCGAACTGCGCCTGCGCAGCAGCCAGCGCGAAGGCCACCGAGGCACCGTCGCGACGCTGTTTCTACCCTTCAATGCAGTGCCAACCACCAGCACGCCAGCCTAG
- a CDS encoding GreA/GreB family elongation factor: protein MLDVTKKLEEQIRALEHELTTELPAEIKRAVALGDLSENAEYHSAKQRQEFVNAHLGQLKKRMAELSLVDLRNIPNDRIGFGSTIIVFDQTKEEEITYKLVTSEESDVTKGLISTTSPIGRAMVGKQLGDEVTVVTPNGKRILEILKLYTIHDVAPAVE, encoded by the coding sequence ATGCTCGACGTCACCAAGAAGCTTGAAGAACAGATTCGCGCGTTGGAGCACGAGCTCACGACGGAGCTGCCGGCAGAGATCAAGCGCGCCGTCGCTCTGGGCGACCTGAGCGAGAACGCCGAATATCACTCTGCAAAACAGCGTCAGGAGTTTGTCAACGCGCACCTCGGCCAGTTGAAGAAGCGCATGGCAGAGTTGTCGCTCGTCGACCTGCGCAACATCCCGAACGATCGCATCGGCTTCGGCTCGACCATCATCGTCTTCGACCAGACCAAGGAAGAAGAGATCACCTACAAGCTGGTCACCAGCGAAGAGAGCGACGTTACTAAGGGTTTGATCAGCACCACGTCGCCCATTGGGCGCGCCATGGTCGGCAAGCAGCTTGGCGATGAAGTCACGGTGGTCACGCCCAACGGCAAGCGCATCCTGGAGATCCTGAAGCTGTACACCATCCACGACGTCGCGCCCGCAGTCGAGTAA
- a CDS encoding TIGR03435 family protein → MMKLFRLALIPFRATLAVAVLMPGLAIAQAVPSYDISTVKPHEANDGNVSVNVRPANLKISNMTAQNLIALAWNVRPWLVTGLPPWGKSGHFDVDAKVSEPDLTALRALSDEERRLMIQNLLKERFHLDVHSETRTLPVYELSVMPEGDKLKPSAPLPAPEPGQPAPRRSASMSKTDGHIVGKGVSIRGLADSLANELERYVVDKTGLTGDYDVELRWTPQDSTNAPGDAGIAAEPSPPLATAVREQLGLRLTPSKGPVPAIVVDHIEPPTDN, encoded by the coding sequence ATGATGAAGCTTTTTCGCCTAGCCCTGATTCCGTTCCGCGCCACGCTCGCGGTCGCCGTGTTGATGCCCGGACTCGCCATCGCGCAGGCAGTGCCCAGCTATGACATCTCGACCGTCAAGCCGCATGAAGCAAATGACGGCAATGTTTCCGTGAACGTCCGCCCGGCGAATTTGAAGATCAGCAACATGACCGCCCAAAACTTGATCGCCCTTGCATGGAACGTTCGCCCATGGCTAGTGACGGGTTTGCCGCCGTGGGGTAAGTCGGGCCACTTCGACGTGGATGCCAAGGTCAGCGAGCCGGATCTGACCGCGCTCCGCGCGCTCTCCGACGAGGAGCGACGCCTGATGATCCAGAATCTGCTGAAGGAGCGCTTCCACCTGGACGTCCACTCTGAGACACGCACCCTGCCGGTGTATGAACTCAGCGTCATGCCAGAAGGAGACAAACTGAAGCCGAGTGCTCCCTTGCCCGCGCCAGAACCAGGACAGCCGGCGCCACGCCGCAGCGCCAGCATGAGCAAGACGGACGGCCACATCGTCGGCAAAGGCGTCAGCATCCGCGGGCTTGCCGACAGCCTCGCCAATGAACTGGAGCGCTACGTCGTCGATAAGACCGGCTTGACCGGTGACTACGATGTGGAACTCAGGTGGACGCCGCAGGACAGCACCAATGCACCGGGCGATGCAGGCATTGCCGCAGAGCCCTCGCCGCCGCTGGCGACCGCCGTACGCGAACAACTTGGTCTGCGTCTCACTCCTTCGAAGGGACCCGTGCCCGCGATCGTAGTGGACCACATCGAGCCACCTACGGATAACTAG
- a CDS encoding CDP-alcohol phosphatidyltransferase family protein produces MSSRFTWTSAFGKGSGWLLQKIVNGLALSKISPNTLTFIGLIINIIAAFFFGYARGENAHRMFLYAGLILIGAGLFDMVDGRVARQTNQVSVFGAFFDSVMDRYSDVAIFFGLLVYYARGNRFVYVVLCAFVMTASLMISYTRARAEALIGSCKVGFMERPERIVLVILGALCDRWGVMAPALWVLAFLGTMTVIHRIRYTYTETERRKLVPAAR; encoded by the coding sequence ATGAGTTCCCGATTCACCTGGACAAGCGCATTTGGAAAAGGCAGCGGCTGGCTGCTGCAGAAGATCGTCAACGGCCTTGCGCTGTCGAAGATTTCGCCGAATACGCTCACCTTCATCGGCCTCATCATCAACATCATCGCGGCCTTCTTCTTCGGCTACGCGCGCGGTGAGAACGCGCACCGCATGTTCCTGTACGCGGGTTTGATCCTGATCGGCGCCGGTCTGTTTGACATGGTGGACGGCCGCGTCGCACGCCAGACCAACCAGGTCAGCGTCTTCGGCGCCTTCTTTGATTCGGTGATGGACCGCTACTCCGACGTAGCCATCTTCTTCGGCCTGCTGGTCTACTACGCGCGCGGCAATCGCTTCGTCTACGTGGTGCTCTGCGCCTTCGTGATGACGGCGTCGCTGATGATCAGCTATACCCGCGCACGCGCCGAGGCACTCATCGGATCCTGCAAGGTCGGCTTTATGGAGCGGCCGGAGCGCATCGTGCTCGTCATCCTGGGCGCACTCTGTGATCGTTGGGGCGTGATGGCACCGGCACTCTGGGTGTTGGCTTTCCTGGGAACCATGACTGTAATTCACCGCATCCGCTACACCTACACCGAAACTGAACGTCGCAAGCTGGTCCCTGCTGCACGCTAG
- a CDS encoding D-hexose-6-phosphate mutarotase: MTQTIAELNERFAIRDHVTFHEDEPGMLKLRIATPASEATLYLQGAHLTQWTPAGRSPMLYLSPKSALAPGKPIRGGVPVLFPWFGPRWNAADFAVTSPMHGFARISVWTLERTHLDPTGDVHITLSLAPDETSRSLGYDNFTATMDFHIGAELRMALTVTNRGAEPMQFEEGFHTYFAVNDVEQVLLDGLRGSTYLDKRDDMIRKVQRESQFRFTRDVDQVHVHTAEPLTLHDGDRKIHIAKEGSQTTVIWNPWTVLTPGLPDLAEDSWEHFVCVEAVNALDDRITLAPGATHGMSMTVMLQNE; this comes from the coding sequence ATGACGCAAACCATCGCTGAACTTAATGAGCGCTTCGCCATCCGCGACCACGTCACCTTCCACGAAGACGAGCCGGGGATGCTGAAGCTCCGCATTGCCACGCCGGCCTCTGAGGCGACCCTCTATCTGCAGGGTGCGCACCTGACGCAGTGGACGCCTGCGGGCCGAAGCCCGATGCTCTACCTTTCGCCAAAGTCCGCGTTGGCACCGGGCAAGCCCATCCGCGGTGGTGTGCCGGTGCTGTTCCCATGGTTCGGACCACGCTGGAACGCAGCCGACTTTGCCGTGACTTCTCCGATGCACGGCTTCGCGCGCATCTCGGTCTGGACGCTGGAGCGTACGCACCTGGATCCGACCGGCGACGTCCACATCACCCTTTCGCTCGCGCCGGATGAGACCTCGCGTTCGCTCGGCTACGACAACTTCACAGCGACGATGGACTTCCACATCGGTGCCGAGCTGCGCATGGCCCTCACCGTCACCAATCGGGGCGCGGAGCCCATGCAATTTGAAGAAGGCTTCCACACCTACTTCGCTGTAAATGATGTCGAACAGGTGTTGCTCGACGGCCTGCGTGGCAGCACCTACCTCGACAAACGCGACGACATGATCCGCAAGGTACAACGCGAATCTCAGTTCCGCTTCACGCGCGATGTGGATCAGGTGCATGTCCACACGGCCGAACCGCTTACGCTGCATGACGGTGACCGGAAGATTCACATCGCAAAAGAGGGCTCGCAGACGACGGTCATCTGGAATCCCTGGACCGTCCTGACGCCGGGGCTGCCGGACCTGGCGGAGGATAGCTGGGAGCACTTCGTCTGCGTCGAGGCCGTGAACGCGCTGGACGATCGCATCACGCTCGCCCCGGGTGCGACCCATGGCATGAGCATGACGGTCATGCTCCAGAACGAGTAG
- the rpiA gene encoding ribose-5-phosphate isomerase RpiA → MSQQAAKLAAAQHALRYVEPGTVVGLGSGSTASLFIQLLGERVKQGLKIQGIASSQDSENLARSLGIPITDFTKHQVIDVAIDGADEIGPGMALIKGGGGKLLREKIVASACKRFIIVADDTKLVAQLGTFPLPIEVISMAVPLVDARLRDLGFTPKIRQAKDGSGNYITDEGNVLLDCASSGIVDPEETAAEIRAIVGVVEHGLFLGMAERAIIAGEDGVREVLPSELS, encoded by the coding sequence ATGTCACAGCAAGCCGCCAAACTCGCCGCTGCGCAACACGCGCTGCGTTACGTGGAACCGGGAACCGTCGTCGGCCTGGGCTCCGGATCGACTGCGTCGCTCTTCATCCAACTCCTGGGCGAGCGCGTGAAGCAGGGCCTCAAGATTCAGGGCATCGCATCGTCGCAGGACAGCGAAAATCTCGCGCGCAGCCTGGGCATTCCCATCACGGACTTCACGAAGCACCAGGTGATCGATGTCGCCATCGATGGTGCGGATGAGATCGGTCCGGGCATGGCGCTGATCAAGGGCGGCGGCGGCAAGCTGCTGCGCGAGAAGATCGTCGCAAGCGCCTGCAAGCGTTTCATCATCGTTGCGGACGACACCAAGCTGGTCGCGCAGCTCGGCACCTTTCCGCTACCGATTGAAGTGATTTCGATGGCGGTTCCGCTGGTGGATGCACGTCTGCGGGACCTCGGCTTCACGCCAAAGATCCGTCAGGCAAAGGACGGCAGCGGCAACTACATCACCGACGAAGGCAATGTGCTGCTCGACTGTGCGTCCAGCGGTATTGTCGACCCGGAAGAGACCGCAGCAGAAATTCGCGCGATCGTCGGCGTCGTGGAGCACGGACTCTTCCTCGGCATGGCAGAGCGCGCAATCATTGCGGGCGAAGACGGTGTTCGGGAGGTGCTGCCGTCGGAACTGTCGTGA